The Microbacterium sp. SORGH_AS_0862 genome has a segment encoding these proteins:
- a CDS encoding pyridoxal 5'-phosphate synthase: MTSSFASWLRAQPSLAGSAPPLDTASLPDQPHVLFEQWLRGAAAAGVAEPHVTTLSTVDADGLPDARALILKDAGPRGWAVAGPRSSAKAEQLAVRPVAALSFWWQPIVRAVRLRGVMQPATAGEIAGDFEARPETARVGLTSADWMLWWLAPTHVEFWQGSPDRRHTRIMYERQGESWHHEVRGGETSTAPEGAASRR; the protein is encoded by the coding sequence GTGACGTCCTCCTTCGCCTCGTGGCTGCGGGCGCAGCCGTCGCTCGCCGGGTCGGCACCGCCTCTCGACACGGCGAGCCTCCCCGACCAACCCCATGTGCTGTTCGAACAGTGGCTGCGCGGCGCGGCGGCCGCCGGTGTCGCCGAACCGCACGTGACCACGCTCTCGACGGTCGACGCGGACGGACTCCCCGACGCCCGCGCACTGATCCTCAAGGACGCTGGCCCCCGCGGATGGGCGGTCGCCGGTCCTCGGTCGTCCGCGAAGGCCGAGCAGCTCGCCGTGCGCCCGGTGGCGGCGCTCAGCTTTTGGTGGCAGCCGATCGTTCGGGCGGTGCGGCTGCGCGGCGTGATGCAGCCCGCCACCGCCGGCGAGATCGCCGGTGACTTCGAGGCCCGCCCGGAGACCGCACGTGTCGGACTGACGTCCGCGGACTGGATGCTCTGGTGGCTCGCGCCTACGCACGTCGAGTTCTGGCAGGGCTCCCCCGACCGACGCCACACACGCATCATGTACGAGCGGCAGGGCGAGAGCTGGCACCACGAGGTGCGCGGGGGCGAGACGAGCACCGCACCCGAGGGAGCGGCATCTCGCCGATAG
- a CDS encoding response regulator transcription factor, with amino-acid sequence MRILICEDSVLLREGLVRLLADAGHDVVAALSDASELDESVVATDPELCILDVRLPPTYTDEGIRAALRLRAAHPQLPVLVLSQYVEERYASELIAANGGALGYLLKDRVADVADFLDTVRRIGGGATVLDPEVIAQLLNRRTRDERMRRLTERESTVLALIAEGRSNQSIAATLFLSEASVEKHITAIFQKLELEPGESGNRRVLAALAHVEHGAGETGPQTPQTGATR; translated from the coding sequence GTGCGCATCCTGATCTGCGAGGACTCCGTCCTTCTGCGCGAAGGACTCGTCCGACTGCTGGCCGACGCCGGGCACGACGTGGTCGCCGCCCTCTCCGACGCGAGCGAGCTCGATGAGAGCGTCGTCGCCACCGATCCGGAGCTGTGCATCCTCGACGTGCGCCTTCCCCCGACCTACACCGACGAGGGCATCCGTGCGGCGTTGCGCCTGCGCGCGGCGCACCCGCAGCTGCCCGTGCTCGTGCTCTCGCAGTACGTCGAGGAGCGGTACGCGAGCGAGCTGATCGCCGCGAACGGTGGAGCGCTCGGATATCTCCTCAAGGATCGGGTCGCGGACGTGGCCGACTTCCTCGACACCGTGCGCCGTATCGGCGGCGGAGCGACCGTGCTCGATCCCGAGGTCATCGCACAGCTGCTGAATCGCCGCACTCGCGACGAGCGGATGCGGCGACTCACCGAGCGCGAGTCGACGGTGCTGGCACTCATCGCCGAGGGGCGGTCGAACCAGTCGATCGCCGCGACCCTCTTCCTCTCGGAAGCCTCGGTCGAGAAGCACATCACCGCCATCTTCCAGAAGCTCGAACTCGAGCCCGGCGAGTCGGGCAACCGCCGCGTCCTCGCCGCCCTCGCGCACGTCGAGCACGGCGCCGGCGAGACCGGCCCGCAGACACCTCAGACAGGAGCAACACGATGA
- a CDS encoding histidine kinase, whose translation MTSAAPTARRARRFAPAQTAGAIAQLAALGLIGPFILSTLFGMLGTGLGLVPALGVGLVVLVGLVYVMYAVGWLEIARIDGLYGLGLPAPRFSPRLRPGVGGYLHSLWRQFIDPSMWRALANTAIATVMGVTVISLVSVATGAIGVAFAPLSGVDEVWVGIGMIPAGWAPVVGIVTALAAIAATIGLGLLHGAISRAILGRSRAAMLAQAARTSDAQRAGAIRAADVERTRIERDLHDGVQPRLVSVGMTLGLAQQKIDDDPTAAKALLEEAHTSTKAAITELRQLARGIHASVLDDRGLDAALSALAARSHVPVALDVRIDGRCSREAETAVYFAIAESLTNAAKHSRAAECRVVVRVRDGGTLWARIEDNGIGGARILPGGGLDGISNRVLAAGGNVRLDSPQGGPTALEVSVPCAS comes from the coding sequence ATGACTTCCGCAGCTCCCACCGCGCGACGCGCGCGGCGCTTCGCCCCGGCGCAGACCGCCGGTGCGATCGCCCAGCTCGCCGCGCTCGGCCTCATCGGCCCCTTCATCCTGAGCACCCTGTTCGGCATGCTCGGCACCGGACTCGGGCTGGTGCCGGCCCTCGGCGTGGGTCTCGTCGTGCTCGTCGGACTCGTCTACGTCATGTACGCGGTCGGGTGGCTGGAGATCGCACGGATCGACGGGCTCTACGGACTCGGCCTTCCCGCCCCGCGCTTCAGCCCCCGGCTCCGCCCGGGCGTCGGCGGCTACCTGCACTCGCTCTGGCGCCAGTTCATCGATCCCTCGATGTGGCGGGCGTTGGCCAACACGGCGATCGCCACCGTCATGGGCGTCACCGTCATCAGCCTGGTCTCCGTCGCCACCGGTGCGATCGGCGTCGCCTTCGCCCCCCTCTCGGGAGTCGACGAGGTATGGGTCGGCATCGGCATGATCCCCGCCGGCTGGGCACCGGTGGTGGGCATCGTGACCGCGCTGGCTGCGATCGCGGCGACGATCGGCCTCGGGCTGCTTCACGGCGCGATCAGCCGCGCCATCCTCGGCCGCTCCCGCGCGGCGATGCTGGCGCAGGCCGCACGCACCTCCGACGCCCAGCGGGCCGGAGCGATCCGCGCCGCCGACGTCGAACGCACCCGCATCGAACGGGACCTGCACGACGGCGTCCAGCCGCGTCTGGTCTCGGTGGGCATGACCCTGGGTCTCGCCCAGCAGAAGATCGACGACGACCCGACGGCTGCCAAGGCGCTGCTCGAGGAGGCGCACACCTCCACGAAGGCGGCGATCACCGAACTGCGCCAGCTGGCCCGCGGCATCCACGCCTCCGTCCTCGACGACCGTGGACTGGATGCGGCCCTGTCCGCCCTCGCCGCCCGCTCGCACGTGCCGGTCGCTCTGGATGTTCGCATCGACGGTCGCTGCTCACGAGAGGCGGAGACCGCGGTGTACTTCGCGATCGCCGAGTCGCTCACGAACGCGGCGAAGCACTCCCGCGCCGCCGAGTGCCGCGTGGTCGTCCGGGTCCGCGACGGGGGCACCCTCTGGGCCCGCATCGAGGACAACGGCATCGGCGGCGCGCGGATCCTGCCCGGCGGCGGCCTCGACGGCATCTCGAACCGCGTCCTCGCCGCCGGCGGGAACGTCCGCCTCGACAGCCCGCAGGGCGGGCCGACCGCACTGGAGGTGAGTGTGCCGTGCGCATCCTGA